In Microbacterium cremeum, a genomic segment contains:
- a CDS encoding ABC transporter permease: protein MTQVTETQTLLQSREGSDVPRAPRRRAHRPWSDVAFGVWGVLVMLFLFLPIIVIVIYSFNTGRLLVSWDGFGFDAFATILEKPAIQNAVRVSLITAFIAAIIATVLGTLAGIAMARHPGKWVWWFLGLLLLVSVTPEIVDAVALLPWFVFLGQDAGIGMFNDGIVRLSIGSSLFATAVVSYIVRARLVGQDANLEEASADLYANPFTTFRRVTLALAMPAVLAGFLLAFTLSLDNTIVAAFVQVSGTTPWPVYVLSAVRSGLRPEIAAVSTIMLLLTLVALALVALVLRRAGDSATQIARTMTGG from the coding sequence GTGACCCAGGTGACCGAGACCCAGACTCTCCTCCAGTCGCGCGAAGGGTCGGACGTTCCGCGCGCTCCGCGCCGCCGCGCGCACCGCCCGTGGTCCGACGTCGCGTTCGGCGTGTGGGGAGTGCTGGTGATGCTCTTCCTGTTCCTGCCGATCATCGTGATCGTCATCTACTCGTTCAACACCGGGCGCCTCCTGGTGTCGTGGGACGGCTTCGGGTTCGACGCGTTCGCGACGATCCTCGAGAAGCCGGCGATCCAGAACGCCGTGAGGGTGTCGCTCATCACCGCGTTCATCGCGGCGATCATCGCGACGGTTCTCGGAACCCTGGCCGGCATCGCGATGGCGCGTCACCCGGGCAAGTGGGTGTGGTGGTTCCTCGGGCTCCTGCTGCTCGTCTCGGTGACGCCCGAGATCGTCGACGCGGTGGCGCTGCTGCCCTGGTTCGTGTTCCTCGGCCAGGACGCCGGGATCGGGATGTTCAACGACGGCATCGTGCGCCTGTCGATCGGCTCGTCGCTGTTCGCCACCGCCGTGGTGTCGTACATCGTGCGCGCACGGCTCGTGGGTCAGGATGCCAATCTCGAAGAGGCATCCGCCGATCTCTACGCCAATCCGTTCACGACGTTCCGTCGCGTGACCCTCGCGCTCGCGATGCCGGCGGTGCTCGCGGGCTTCCTGCTCGCGTTCACGCTGAGTCTCGACAACACCATCGTCGCCGCGTTCGTGCAGGTGTCGGGCACGACGCCGTGGCCGGTGTACGTGCTGTCGGCGGTGCGGTCGGGCCTGCGCCCCGAGATCGCGGCGGTGTCGACGATCATGCTGCTGCTGACGCTCGTCGCCCTCGCGCTCGTGGCGCTCGTGCTCCGGCGCGCCGGCGACTCCGCGACCCAGATCGCCCGCACCATGACCGGCGGCTGA
- a CDS encoding ABC transporter permease, translated as MRSRSAGAALAVPAWAWLLLFFVAPVAMVVWFSFGYKPGVFGTHANDILSFDRYVEAVSPTFFATFQNTLWVGIIGTVLCFLIGAPVAYWMAFKVKPQRRGLLIALVLVPFWTNFLVRTIGWQVILAPEGWLSWLLQSIGMLDGPLDLLYTRTAVVIGVVYNYLPLMILPLFVAFDRVGPALREASKDLGAGKISTFFRVTLPLSRPGIVAGVLLVFIPLMGDYITATVLGGAKGNMVGQLVASQFQTAQNWALGSAMAVLLMLVIMLTIGVAAVVIWLIALPFRSRSRLVLGPAPEKETTTDAAIPARVEVTT; from the coding sequence GTGCGTAGCCGCTCGGCGGGAGCCGCGCTGGCCGTTCCGGCGTGGGCGTGGCTCCTGCTGTTCTTCGTCGCCCCCGTGGCGATGGTGGTGTGGTTCAGCTTCGGCTACAAGCCGGGGGTGTTCGGCACGCACGCGAACGACATCCTCTCGTTCGACCGGTACGTCGAAGCCGTGTCGCCCACGTTCTTCGCGACGTTCCAGAACACCCTGTGGGTCGGCATCATCGGCACGGTGCTGTGCTTCCTGATCGGCGCCCCGGTCGCGTACTGGATGGCGTTCAAGGTCAAGCCGCAGCGGCGTGGCCTGCTCATCGCGCTCGTGCTGGTGCCGTTCTGGACGAACTTCCTGGTGCGCACGATCGGCTGGCAGGTGATCCTGGCGCCCGAGGGGTGGCTGTCGTGGCTGCTGCAGTCGATCGGCATGCTCGACGGCCCGCTCGACCTGCTGTACACCCGCACCGCCGTCGTCATCGGCGTGGTCTACAACTACTTGCCGCTCATGATCCTGCCTCTGTTCGTCGCGTTCGACCGCGTCGGGCCGGCGCTGCGCGAGGCATCGAAGGACCTCGGTGCGGGAAAGATCTCGACGTTCTTCCGCGTGACGCTTCCGCTGTCGCGGCCGGGCATCGTGGCCGGCGTGCTGCTGGTCTTCATCCCGTTGATGGGCGACTACATCACCGCGACCGTCCTGGGCGGCGCGAAGGGGAACATGGTCGGGCAACTCGTCGCGAGCCAGTTCCAGACGGCGCAGAACTGGGCGCTCGGCTCGGCGATGGCGGTGCTGCTGATGCTCGTGATCATGCTGACGATCGGCGTGGCCGCGGTCGTCATCTGGCTCATCGCGCTGCCGTTCCGTTCGCGCAGCCGGCTGGTGCTGGGCCCCGCCCCCGAGAAGGAGACGACGACGGATGCCGCGATCCCGGCCCGCGTGGAGGTGACGACGTGA
- a CDS encoding Fpg/Nei family DNA glycosylase: MPEGDTVHRTARRLDAVLAGATVTRFELRVPQAATVDLRGETVHGVRARGKHLLHRIGEVTLHSHLKMEGEWHVYRRGERWRAPAFRARAVIGATAAGGAEWETVGFDLAEIAVVPTRDEDSLVEYLGPDPLADDWDPAEAARRLGADTRPVHVALQDQRNIAGFGNEYVNEILFVRGILPTTPANETDAAAVVDLGARMIRANRDRVDRTFTGDARRGQTTWVYRREGRPCRRCGTLIRGGALGADPSRERIVFWCPTCQQ, encoded by the coding sequence GTGCCTGAGGGCGACACCGTCCACCGAACGGCCCGCCGGCTCGACGCCGTGCTCGCGGGCGCGACCGTGACGCGGTTCGAGCTGCGCGTGCCGCAGGCCGCGACCGTCGACCTCCGCGGCGAGACCGTGCACGGGGTTCGCGCGCGGGGCAAGCACCTACTCCACCGCATCGGCGAGGTCACGCTGCACTCGCATCTGAAGATGGAGGGCGAGTGGCACGTCTACCGCCGCGGCGAGCGATGGCGCGCGCCCGCCTTCCGGGCGCGCGCCGTCATCGGCGCGACGGCCGCCGGCGGCGCCGAGTGGGAGACGGTGGGCTTCGACCTCGCCGAGATCGCCGTCGTGCCCACGCGCGACGAGGATTCGCTCGTCGAGTACCTGGGGCCCGACCCGCTCGCCGACGACTGGGACCCTGCCGAGGCGGCGCGGCGCCTCGGCGCCGACACCCGCCCCGTGCACGTCGCACTGCAGGATCAGCGCAACATCGCCGGATTCGGCAACGAGTACGTCAACGAGATCCTGTTCGTGCGCGGCATCCTTCCCACCACCCCCGCGAACGAGACGGATGCCGCAGCCGTCGTGGATCTCGGCGCCCGCATGATCCGCGCCAACCGCGACCGCGTCGATCGCACCTTCACCGGCGACGCACGCCGCGGGCAGACGACCTGGGTGTACCGCCGCGAGGGGCGGCCGTGCCGCCGATGCGGCACGCTCATCCGCGGCGGCGCGCTGGGGGCCGACCCGAGCCGGGAGCGCATCGTGTTCTGGTGCCCGACCTGCCAGCAGTGA
- a CDS encoding extracellular solute-binding protein gives MNESRNPLRILAPEAGAPVIMRELSRRRFLSFAALAGGATVLAACAPGGGSSPAPQATGGDLEGSLSVYTWGDYDSPDVVSGFTDELGPKVTLDSYSSNEELIAKLVAAKGTSGYDIVVPTGVFIPQMIENGLLEKFNKDLLPNMANMDPAFLGRSWDPTNDYSVCKAWGTTGYVYDKTVITRELTTWADFFDAAQNEASGKTSMSDDPAGVVGSYFWANHINWNTEDPDELEAARAFLVETIAPHISAFDSYPGTNAIPQGTQVLMQAWNGDARLGMLESSDPERWQWVLPGPETELWMDNWAIAAGAPHPEAAHAFINYSMTPENLLLNLDYIGYNVGGKDMEQTAIDAGVEMPELIFFDPAMLEMMYEQELNDSQTTRVEIWNEMKAAAGA, from the coding sequence ATGAACGAGTCCCGCAACCCCCTCCGCATCCTCGCCCCCGAGGCCGGGGCGCCCGTCATCATGCGCGAGCTGTCGCGCCGCCGCTTCCTCAGCTTCGCCGCGCTCGCCGGCGGAGCCACCGTCCTCGCCGCGTGCGCCCCCGGCGGCGGCTCGTCGCCGGCGCCGCAGGCCACCGGCGGCGACCTCGAGGGCAGCCTGTCGGTGTACACGTGGGGCGACTACGACTCGCCCGACGTCGTCTCGGGCTTCACCGACGAGCTCGGCCCCAAGGTCACCCTCGACTCGTACTCGTCGAACGAGGAGCTCATCGCCAAGCTCGTCGCCGCGAAGGGCACGTCCGGCTACGACATCGTCGTGCCGACGGGCGTCTTCATCCCGCAGATGATCGAGAACGGGCTGCTCGAGAAGTTCAACAAGGACCTGCTCCCGAACATGGCGAACATGGACCCCGCCTTCCTCGGCCGGTCGTGGGACCCGACGAACGACTACTCCGTCTGCAAGGCGTGGGGCACCACCGGCTACGTCTACGACAAGACGGTGATCACGCGCGAGCTGACGACGTGGGCGGACTTCTTCGACGCCGCCCAGAACGAGGCCAGCGGCAAGACCTCGATGTCGGACGACCCCGCGGGAGTGGTCGGCTCGTACTTCTGGGCCAACCACATCAACTGGAACACCGAGGACCCCGACGAGCTCGAGGCCGCCCGCGCGTTCCTCGTCGAGACGATCGCGCCGCACATCTCGGCGTTCGACTCGTACCCCGGAACGAACGCCATCCCGCAGGGCACCCAGGTGCTCATGCAGGCGTGGAACGGCGACGCCCGCCTGGGCATGCTGGAGTCGAGCGATCCCGAGCGCTGGCAGTGGGTGCTCCCCGGCCCCGAGACCGAGCTGTGGATGGACAACTGGGCGATCGCCGCCGGTGCGCCGCACCCGGAGGCCGCGCACGCGTTCATCAACTACTCGATGACGCCCGAGAACCTGCTGCTCAACCTCGACTACATCGGCTACAACGTCGGCGGCAAGGACATGGAGCAGACCGCGATCGACGCCGGCGTCGAGATGCCCGAGCTCATCTTCTTCGATCCGGCGATGCTCGAGATGATGTACGAGCAGGAGCTCAACGACTCGCAGACCACGCGCGTCGAGATCTGGAACGAGATGAAGGCCGCGGCCGGTGCGTAG
- a CDS encoding DEAD/DEAH box helicase, which yields MGDVLERFGPATQDWFRGAFAAPTNAQTGAWEAISAGKHALVVAPTGSGKTLSAFLWSIDRLFHEKPVRPDGAAKRRRDAGSPATRVLYISPLKALGVDVERNLRSPLVGIGQSARRLGVAVPDVTVGVRSGDTPSGDRRKLVQNPPDILITTPESLYLMLTSQAGETLRDVHTVIVDEVHAVAATKRGAHLAVSLERLDALRRAHDPGAAPAQRIGLSATVRPIDEVARFLGGAEPVEIVAPRASKAFDMRVVVPIDDMLNPPPPPSPYRSGDEEPVAAPGDAEASDADEAPVDEDWFADGSAGGGRRASGAPETAVTGSVWPHVEEAIVDRILQHRSTIVFCNSRRLAERLTGRLNEIYSERLGLELPADRQAQEPRRMPAAMMAQAGATAGAEPVLAKAHHGSVSKEQRAQVEEELKSGALRCVVATSSLELGIDMGAVDLVIQVEAPPSAASGLQRIGRAGHQVGEVSRAALFPKHRGDVLHTAIVTERMLAGQIEAIAVPQNPLDILAQHTVAAASVGPVDVEGWYETLKRSAPFRSLPRSAYEATLDLIAGRFPSDEFAELRPRVVWDRDLGVLTGRPGSQRIAVTSGGTIPDRGLFGVFVAGESQNARVGELDEEMVYESRVNDVFTLGTTSWRIVEITHDRVNVIPAFGQPGKVPFWHGDGIGRPAELGEALGRFSREVSTAKPGRADERLREAGLDEYARDNLLAYLAEQREATGTLPTDRQLTVERGRDEVGDWRVILHSPYGMQVHAPWALAVNARIRERLGVDGSAVASDDGIIARIPDAAAEPPGADLFVFDPDELDQLVTEEVGGSALFASRFRECAARALLMPRRNPGKRTPLWQQRQRSAQLLEVARRYPTFPIILETLREVLQDVYDVPSLLRLMRGIGDRRIRLIETEPAQPSPFARDLLFGYVGAFMYEGDSPLAERRAAALSVDPALLGELLGKVEMRELLDPDVIAQFEREVQRLDPDRRARGLEGVADLLRLLGPLDAAEVAARLQPSDASARGADPEPVDERTTAGEQTDPPSDSGHATGAEAAGLLDELVSARRAIPVTIAGVTRIAAIEDAGRLRDALGVALPVGIPTAFLEPVADPLGDLVARYARTHGPFTADAAAERLGVGVAVARLTLQRLESQGRVTSGFFLPEGSAPATTRTDDAEWCDTEVLRRLRMRSLAAIRGSVEPVPQDAYARFLPVWQHVTRPLEGIDGVAAVVEQLAGVPIPASAWESLVLPARVADYTSGMLDELTSTGEVVWSGHGSLPGRDGWIALHPVDALPLTLTQPDAADDPAPGSLDAQLLAALEGGGAYFASQLRQTAGAENEQSVVEALWRLTWAGRVTNDTFAPVRTLVSGGSQAHRVSRRTPRARLYRGAAVRAVAAAVPPRPPAIGGRWSLLPAPEPDAALRATASASLLLDRYGVVTRGAVQAEGVPGGFAQTYRVLAGFEEAGHCRRGYVIEKLGAAQFAASPTVDRLREFAGLPDPPPLRAVTLAATDPANPYGAALAWPALDGVGHRPGRKAGALVVLVDGALALYLERGGKSALAFTGDEGVLAAATRDLAATARGRHLDTLTIEQVNGAFVYGTTVGRALRGAGFVESPRGLTLRRLTAGDALREGARA from the coding sequence ATGGGCGACGTCCTCGAGCGGTTCGGTCCTGCGACGCAGGACTGGTTCCGCGGCGCGTTTGCCGCCCCCACGAACGCCCAGACCGGCGCGTGGGAGGCGATCTCGGCCGGCAAGCACGCGCTGGTGGTCGCTCCCACCGGGTCGGGCAAGACGTTGTCGGCCTTCCTGTGGTCGATCGACCGGCTGTTCCACGAGAAGCCGGTCCGTCCCGACGGCGCCGCGAAGCGCAGACGGGATGCCGGATCCCCCGCGACCCGCGTGCTCTACATCTCTCCGCTCAAGGCGCTGGGCGTCGACGTCGAGCGCAACCTCCGGTCGCCGCTGGTCGGCATCGGGCAGTCCGCGCGGCGCCTGGGTGTCGCGGTGCCCGACGTCACGGTGGGCGTGCGGTCGGGCGACACGCCGTCGGGCGATCGCCGCAAGCTCGTGCAGAACCCGCCCGACATCCTCATCACGACACCCGAGTCGCTGTATCTGATGCTCACGAGCCAGGCGGGCGAGACGCTGCGCGACGTGCACACGGTCATCGTCGACGAGGTGCACGCGGTCGCCGCCACCAAGCGCGGCGCGCACCTGGCGGTGAGCCTCGAGCGCCTCGACGCATTGCGGCGCGCGCACGATCCCGGGGCTGCGCCGGCGCAGCGGATCGGCCTGTCGGCGACCGTGCGCCCCATCGACGAGGTGGCGCGGTTCCTCGGCGGCGCCGAACCCGTCGAGATCGTGGCACCGCGCGCGTCGAAGGCGTTCGACATGCGGGTCGTGGTGCCGATCGACGACATGCTGAATCCGCCGCCCCCGCCGAGCCCGTACCGGTCCGGCGACGAAGAACCGGTCGCCGCGCCCGGCGACGCCGAAGCATCCGACGCCGACGAGGCGCCGGTCGACGAGGACTGGTTCGCCGACGGCTCGGCCGGCGGCGGTCGCCGGGCATCGGGGGCGCCCGAGACCGCGGTCACCGGCTCGGTGTGGCCGCACGTCGAAGAGGCGATCGTCGACCGCATCCTGCAGCATCGCTCCACGATCGTCTTCTGCAACTCCCGGCGGCTCGCCGAGCGGCTGACCGGGCGGCTCAACGAGATCTACTCCGAGCGGCTCGGGCTCGAGCTGCCCGCCGATCGGCAGGCGCAGGAACCGCGGAGAATGCCGGCCGCGATGATGGCGCAGGCCGGGGCGACGGCCGGCGCCGAGCCGGTGCTGGCGAAGGCGCATCACGGTTCGGTGTCGAAGGAGCAGCGGGCGCAGGTCGAGGAGGAGCTCAAGTCCGGTGCGCTGCGCTGCGTCGTGGCGACCTCGAGCCTCGAGCTCGGCATCGACATGGGCGCGGTCGACCTCGTGATCCAGGTCGAGGCGCCGCCGAGCGCGGCATCGGGTCTGCAGCGCATCGGCCGCGCCGGGCACCAGGTCGGCGAGGTGAGCCGGGCGGCCCTGTTCCCCAAGCATCGCGGCGACGTGCTGCACACCGCGATCGTCACCGAGCGCATGCTCGCGGGGCAGATCGAGGCGATCGCGGTGCCGCAGAACCCGCTCGACATCCTGGCGCAGCACACGGTGGCCGCGGCATCCGTCGGCCCTGTCGACGTCGAGGGCTGGTACGAGACGCTCAAGCGCAGCGCGCCCTTCCGCTCGTTGCCCCGCTCGGCGTACGAGGCGACGCTCGACCTCATCGCGGGCCGGTTCCCCTCCGACGAGTTCGCCGAGCTGCGGCCGCGCGTCGTATGGGACCGCGACCTCGGCGTCCTCACCGGCCGGCCCGGATCGCAGCGCATCGCGGTCACGAGCGGAGGGACGATCCCCGACCGGGGGCTCTTCGGCGTCTTCGTCGCGGGCGAGTCGCAGAACGCGCGCGTGGGCGAGCTCGACGAAGAGATGGTGTACGAGTCCCGCGTCAACGACGTGTTCACGCTGGGCACGACCAGCTGGCGCATCGTCGAGATCACCCACGACCGCGTCAACGTCATCCCGGCGTTCGGGCAGCCGGGCAAGGTGCCCTTCTGGCACGGCGACGGCATCGGCCGGCCCGCCGAGCTCGGCGAGGCGCTGGGCAGGTTCTCGCGCGAGGTGTCGACCGCGAAGCCCGGTAGAGCCGACGAGCGCCTGCGCGAGGCGGGCCTCGACGAGTACGCGCGCGACAACCTGCTGGCCTACCTCGCCGAGCAGCGCGAGGCCACCGGCACGCTGCCGACCGACCGGCAGCTCACCGTCGAACGCGGCCGCGACGAGGTCGGCGACTGGCGCGTCATCCTCCATTCCCCGTACGGCATGCAGGTGCACGCGCCCTGGGCGCTGGCGGTGAACGCGCGCATCCGCGAGCGATTGGGCGTCGACGGCTCCGCGGTCGCGAGCGATGACGGCATCATCGCGCGGATTCCGGATGCCGCGGCCGAACCTCCCGGCGCCGACCTGTTCGTGTTCGATCCCGACGAGCTCGACCAGCTCGTGACCGAGGAGGTCGGCGGCTCGGCGCTGTTCGCCTCGAGGTTCCGCGAGTGCGCGGCGCGCGCGCTGCTCATGCCGCGGCGCAACCCCGGCAAGCGCACGCCGCTGTGGCAGCAGCGGCAGCGGTCGGCGCAGCTGCTGGAGGTGGCGCGGCGCTACCCGACGTTCCCGATCATCCTCGAGACGCTCCGCGAGGTGCTGCAGGACGTCTATGACGTGCCGTCGCTGCTGCGGCTCATGCGCGGCATCGGCGACCGGCGCATCCGCCTCATCGAGACCGAGCCGGCCCAGCCGTCTCCGTTCGCGCGCGACCTGCTGTTCGGGTACGTCGGCGCCTTCATGTACGAGGGCGACTCCCCGCTCGCCGAACGCCGGGCAGCCGCCCTGTCGGTCGACCCGGCGCTGCTCGGCGAGCTGCTCGGCAAGGTCGAGATGCGCGAGCTGCTCGACCCCGACGTCATCGCTCAGTTCGAGCGCGAGGTGCAGCGGCTCGATCCCGACCGCCGCGCCCGCGGTCTCGAGGGCGTCGCCGACCTGCTGCGCCTGCTCGGGCCCCTCGATGCCGCCGAGGTGGCGGCGCGCCTCCAGCCTTCGGACGCCTCGGCACGCGGCGCGGATCCTGAGCCGGTCGACGAGCGCACAACGGCGGGCGAACAGACCGATCCCCCGAGCGACTCCGGGCACGCGACCGGGGCCGAGGCCGCCGGACTGCTCGACGAGCTCGTGTCGGCGCGGCGCGCGATCCCGGTGACGATCGCCGGCGTCACGCGCATCGCGGCGATCGAGGACGCCGGGCGCCTGCGCGACGCGCTCGGCGTGGCGCTGCCGGTCGGCATCCCGACCGCGTTCCTCGAACCCGTCGCCGATCCGCTCGGCGACCTCGTGGCCCGCTACGCGCGCACGCACGGTCCTTTCACGGCGGATGCCGCTGCCGAGCGTCTCGGCGTCGGCGTCGCGGTCGCCCGGCTCACGCTGCAGCGACTCGAGTCGCAGGGGCGCGTCACGAGCGGCTTCTTCCTCCCCGAGGGATCGGCGCCCGCGACAACCCGCACCGACGACGCCGAGTGGTGCGACACGGAGGTGCTGCGCCGGCTGCGGATGCGGTCGCTCGCGGCGATCCGCGGCAGCGTCGAGCCGGTCCCGCAGGACGCCTACGCCCGGTTCCTGCCGGTGTGGCAGCACGTCACACGGCCGCTCGAGGGGATCGACGGCGTCGCCGCCGTCGTCGAACAGCTGGCGGGCGTGCCGATCCCGGCGAGCGCATGGGAGTCGCTCGTGCTGCCCGCGCGCGTCGCGGACTACACGTCCGGCATGCTCGACGAGCTCACGTCGACCGGCGAGGTGGTGTGGTCCGGGCACGGCAGCCTCCCCGGCCGCGACGGCTGGATCGCGCTGCACCCCGTCGACGCCCTGCCGCTCACCCTCACGCAGCCCGACGCGGCCGACGACCCCGCGCCGGGGTCCCTCGACGCGCAGCTGCTCGCCGCGCTCGAGGGCGGCGGCGCCTACTTCGCGAGCCAGCTGCGGCAGACCGCCGGCGCCGAGAACGAGCAGTCCGTCGTCGAGGCGCTGTGGCGCCTGACATGGGCGGGCCGCGTCACGAACGACACGTTCGCACCCGTCCGCACCCTCGTCTCGGGCGGCTCGCAGGCGCACCGGGTGTCCAGGCGCACGCCGCGCGCACGCCTGTACCGCGGGGCGGCGGTGAGAGCGGTCGCCGCGGCGGTCCCTCCCCGTCCGCCCGCGATCGGCGGCCGGTGGTCTCTGCTCCCGGCGCCCGAGCCCGACGCGGCGCTGCGCGCGACGGCGTCGGCGAGCCTGCTGCTCGACCGGTACGGCGTGGTGACCCGCGGGGCGGTGCAAGCTGAGGGCGTGCCCGGCGGGTTCGCGCAGACCTATCGCGTGCTGGCGGGTTTCGAAGAGGCCGGGCACTGCCGTCGCGGCTACGTGATCGAGAAGCTCGGCGCGGCGCAGTTCGCGGCCTCGCCGACCGTCGACCGGCTGCGCGAGTTCGCAGGGCTGCCGGATCCGCCCCCGCTGCGTGCGGTCACGCTCGCGGCGACCGACCCGGCCAACCCGTACGGCGCCGCCCTCGCGTGGCCGGCGCTCGACGGCGTCGGGCATCGCCCCGGACGCAAGGCGGGCGCCCTCGTCGTCCTCGTCGACGGCGCACTGGCGCTGTACCTCGAGCGCGGAGGCAAGTCGGCCCTGGCGTTCACCGGCGACGAGGGAGTCCTCGCTGCCGCGACGCGAGACCTGGCGGCGACGGCTCGCGGCCGCCACCTCGACACCCTGACGATCGAGCAGGTCAACGGGGCGTTCGTGTACGGCACCACCGTCGGCCGTGCCCTGCGTGGAGCCGGCTTCGTCGAGTCGCCGCGCGGCCTCACGCTGCGCCGGCTCACCGCCGGCGATGCGCTGCGCGAGGGCGCTCGTGCCTGA
- a CDS encoding ABC transporter ATP-binding protein — translation MTTATEADPTAATTATDSRGAVVLAGITKYYGDQVAVDDLSLTIEPGEFISLLGPSGCGKTTTLRMIAGFEQPDAGDIRISGRPVRGVPPYRRDVNTVFQAYALFPHLSVAENVAYGLQQRRTPKSEVRERVSQALDLVQMRRFGDRKPTQLSGGQQQRIALARALVNRPAVLLLDEPLGALDRQLREEMQLELKLLQSRLGITFVFVTHDQGEALSMSDRIAIMRAGRIEQLADADTVYARPASAYVAAFVGQQNFFRGPVAEAGAAISSAHALVRATSATLTTTNLGEAAVRPEYIRIEKDPSAGPAEGGSETTPGTFSDANVARGELIGVSHLGDTMQYLVQLGDDQSLIVRRPTPDAPSLTVGDRVVCTWAAHHVLLFPADDAAQEGGYIAPPTA, via the coding sequence GTGACCACTGCGACCGAGGCGGACCCGACCGCCGCGACCACGGCCACAGACTCGCGCGGAGCCGTCGTGCTCGCGGGAATCACGAAGTACTACGGCGACCAGGTCGCCGTCGACGACCTGTCGCTGACGATCGAGCCGGGCGAGTTCATCTCGCTGCTGGGCCCTTCGGGCTGCGGCAAGACGACCACGCTGCGCATGATCGCCGGGTTCGAGCAGCCGGATGCCGGAGACATCCGCATCTCGGGACGTCCGGTGCGCGGCGTGCCGCCGTATCGGCGCGACGTCAACACCGTGTTCCAGGCGTACGCCCTGTTCCCGCACCTCTCGGTCGCCGAGAACGTCGCCTACGGGCTGCAGCAGCGACGCACCCCCAAGTCCGAAGTGCGCGAGCGCGTGTCGCAGGCGCTCGACCTCGTGCAGATGCGCCGCTTCGGCGACCGCAAGCCGACGCAGCTCTCGGGCGGCCAGCAGCAGCGCATCGCACTGGCCCGGGCGCTGGTGAACCGCCCCGCGGTCCTCCTCCTGGACGAGCCGCTCGGCGCCCTCGACCGTCAGCTGCGCGAAGAGATGCAGCTCGAGCTGAAGCTGCTGCAGTCCCGCCTCGGCATCACGTTCGTGTTCGTCACCCACGACCAGGGCGAGGCGCTGTCGATGAGCGACCGCATCGCCATCATGCGTGCGGGTCGCATCGAGCAGCTCGCCGACGCCGACACCGTGTACGCGCGCCCCGCGTCGGCGTACGTCGCGGCGTTCGTGGGCCAGCAGAACTTCTTCCGCGGTCCGGTGGCCGAGGCCGGAGCGGCGATCAGCTCCGCCCACGCTCTCGTGCGCGCCACGTCGGCGACCCTGACGACGACGAATCTCGGCGAAGCGGCGGTGCGCCCCGAGTACATCCGCATCGAGAAGGACCCGTCGGCAGGTCCCGCAGAGGGCGGCTCGGAGACCACCCCGGGCACGTTCTCCGACGCCAACGTCGCACGCGGCGAGCTGATCGGGGTGTCGCACCTGGGCGACACGATGCAGTACCTGGTGCAGCTGGGCGACGACCAGAGCCTCATCGTGCGACGCCCGACGCCCGACGCGCCCTCGCTGACCGTGGGCGATCGCGTGGTGTGCACGTGGGCCGCCCATCACGTCCTGCTGTTCCCCGCCGACGACGCCGCGCAGGAGGGCGGCTACATCGCCCCGCCGACCGCCTGA